A window of Streptomyces sp. NBC_01224 genomic DNA:
CGGATGCGGCGGGCGCACCAAGGGCGCCCGGCGCGGCGGCGCTTGCGGAGCCCACGGCGGTCGTGGCAAGGGCGGCGGCACCGGCGGCGGCACCCGCGATCATGGTGCGCCGGGAGGGCAGGCCGGAGGAAGGTCCGGCAGGCTTGGAAGTCATGCGCCCCACCCTGGGGCGCCGGGGACGGTGCCCCTTGCCCGGACGCGCGTAGATCGTTCGGAAATCACCCGCAGGTGGGGATTGTCGATCTTGTCGTACAGGCGTCGCTGCAGGTCATGTCATGATCGAGGGTTCTCGGGAGCATCCGATTCCGTCGACCGCAAGAGCGTCAGGAAATCCTGGAAGGCCGTCGGCATGTCCACCGAATCCGGGTCCAGCAGCCACTGGTACTGAAGCCCGTCCATCATCGCCACCAGCAGCGGCGCCGCGCGCTCCGGACTCAGGCCGCCCGGCAGCCGCTCGCCGTACTCGGCGCGCAGCATCGCCGCCATGCTCGCCCGGACCTGGGTGTAGCGGCGGGTGAAGAACTCCCGCGCGGGATGACCCTCCGTCACGCTCTCGCCGAGCAGCGCCGAGAACGTCTGGACGATGCCGGGCCGCATCGCGTTGTACTCGACGAGCGAGGCCAGCAGATCCATCCGCCATGTGCCGTCGCTCCGGGTGCCGCCGCCCGTGTCCCATTGGTCGCGCTCCTCCAGCACGGCGACGAGCAGCGCTTCCTTGGTCGGGAAGTAGTGCAGGAGCCCCTGCTGGCTGAGGCCGACCCGCTCGGCGACTGCGCTCAGCGAGGCGCCGCGATAGCCGCGCTCGGCGATCACTTCGAGAGTGGCGCGGAGAATCTCCGCCCGCCGCTCCGCGCTTCTGGCCCGCACCATTTCCCGGCCCCTTCCGGTGTTTCATCGGTTCCGCCCCGAGGACCGTACGCCATCCCTGTAGATTACAGACTGGTAACAAAGTCTACTGCTCTACCGGTATCGGAGTCACTATGGAGACATTCAGTGCAGGAATCCGACGAGGAGGTACGGCCGTGGCAGGCGCGTCCACATCCACCAATCCCGATGCGGCCCGCGAGGCCGCGGTCGATGCGGCGCTGGCCGCACTGGGGCTCGACGACAAGACGCGGCTCCTGGCCGGCCAGGACATGTGGTCGCTGCCCGAACTCCCCGCCGTCGGGCTGCGCTCCCTGGTGATGTCCGACGGGCCGATCGGCGTCCGCGGGGTCTCCTGGACCGCCGACGACCCGTCCGTCGCACTGCCCTCGCCCACCGCGCTCGCCGCGACCTGGGACCCGGCCCTGGCCCGCCGGGCCGGCCGGCTGCTGGCCCAGGAGGCCCGCCGCAAGGGGGTGCACGTCCTCCTCGCCCCGACCGTGAACCTCCACCGGTCCCCGCTCGGCGGGCGCCACTTCGAGACGTACAGCGAGGACCCGTACCTCACCGGCGAGATCGGCACCGGCTATGTGCGGGGCGTTCAGGACGGCGGCGTCGGTACGACCGTCAAGCACTTCGTCGCCAACGACGCCGAGACCGACCGCTTCACCGTGGACAACATCGTCGCCCCGCGAGCCCTGCGCGAGATCTATCTCGCCCCGTTCGAAAGGATCGTCAAGAACGCCCACCCGTGGGGCATTATGGCCGCGTACAACCAGGTCAACGGCTCCACCATGACCGA
This region includes:
- a CDS encoding TetR/AcrR family transcriptional regulator yields the protein MVRARSAERRAEILRATLEVIAERGYRGASLSAVAERVGLSQQGLLHYFPTKEALLVAVLEERDQWDTGGGTRSDGTWRMDLLASLVEYNAMRPGIVQTFSALLGESVTEGHPAREFFTRRYTQVRASMAAMLRAEYGERLPGGLSPERAAPLLVAMMDGLQYQWLLDPDSVDMPTAFQDFLTLLRSTESDAPENPRS